One bacterium genomic region harbors:
- a CDS encoding alpha/beta hydrolase — MTIPSPLGPIPVWVWGTGSRTVLLAHGWSGRGLQLGAFVEPLLARGYRVVTHDAPAHGEASGRTASMPAFAAALGAVARRFEPVEAVIAHSLGSTAAIYALAERELSADRVVAISPSARLHAIRERFGELTGFPPPVVDRMRRAFEDRLGFEWDASEPLRLAPGMPMPLLVIHDSMDRFISHREGAELADAWPEASLITTTGLGHHRILRDPEVVKAAIAFIGELAAFEPKAMTRLERRAS, encoded by the coding sequence ATGACGATTCCGTCTCCGCTCGGGCCGATACCGGTCTGGGTCTGGGGAACCGGCTCGAGAACCGTTCTTCTGGCTCACGGCTGGTCGGGCCGGGGTCTTCAGCTGGGCGCTTTCGTCGAGCCGCTGCTCGCGCGCGGCTATCGTGTCGTGACGCACGATGCGCCGGCCCACGGCGAAGCCTCCGGCCGGACCGCGTCGATGCCGGCGTTCGCCGCCGCGCTGGGCGCAGTAGCGCGCCGTTTTGAGCCCGTCGAGGCGGTCATTGCGCACTCGCTCGGCAGCACCGCGGCCATCTACGCCCTGGCCGAGCGCGAGCTGAGCGCCGATCGGGTGGTCGCGATCTCGCCGTCGGCGCGGCTTCACGCCATCCGCGAGCGATTCGGTGAGCTGACCGGCTTCCCGCCACCGGTTGTCGATCGGATGCGCAGGGCTTTCGAAGACCGTCTGGGGTTCGAGTGGGATGCGTCCGAGCCGCTACGACTCGCGCCGGGCATGCCGATGCCGCTCTTGGTCATCCACGACTCGATGGATCGCTTCATCTCGCACCGAGAGGGCGCCGAGCTTGCCGACGCCTGGCCCGAAGCAAGCCTGATCACGACGACGGGCCTAGGCCACCACAGAATCCTCCGCGACCCGGAGGTGGTCAAGGCAGCGATTGCTTTCATCGGCGAACTCGCGGCGTTTGAACCAAAGGCAATGACCAGATTGGAAAGGAGAGCGTCATGA
- a CDS encoding TetR/AcrR family transcriptional regulator yields MRKGQDTKQRILSQALDLASTVGVEGLSLGELAKATDMSKSGLFAHFDSKEGLQVEVLESAAAHFIETVVSPALREPRGEPRVRALFDRWMAWETLRTGGCPFMAASFELDDRPGRVRDALVATQRDWVDTLTTAIQIAVEEGHFRKDLDAAQLAFEVYGVFMAFHLHHRLLRDPKAHNRALSALERLLACAR; encoded by the coding sequence ATGAGGAAAGGGCAAGACACCAAGCAGAGGATTCTGAGCCAGGCGCTGGACCTCGCGAGCACCGTCGGGGTCGAGGGCCTCTCGCTCGGCGAGCTGGCCAAGGCGACCGACATGTCGAAGAGCGGGCTGTTCGCCCACTTCGACTCGAAGGAAGGCCTGCAGGTCGAGGTTCTGGAGTCCGCCGCCGCTCACTTCATCGAGACGGTCGTATCTCCGGCTCTGCGTGAGCCCCGGGGCGAGCCTCGGGTGCGGGCTCTGTTCGACCGGTGGATGGCGTGGGAAACGCTGCGCACAGGCGGATGTCCGTTCATGGCCGCCTCCTTCGAGCTCGACGATCGCCCCGGGCGCGTCCGCGACGCGCTGGTCGCAACGCAGCGGGACTGGGTCGACACTCTGACGACCGCGATCCAGATCGCGGTGGAGGAAGGGCATTTCCGAAAGGACCTCGATGCCGCGCAGTTGGCTTTCGAGGTCTACGGGGTCTTCATGGCCTTCCACCTGCACCATCGTTTGCTCCGAGACCCGAAGGCGCACAACCGCGCGCTGAGTGCACTCGAGCGGCTGCTGGCCTGCGCCAGGTGA